From the Quercus lobata isolate SW786 chromosome 6, ValleyOak3.0 Primary Assembly, whole genome shotgun sequence genome, one window contains:
- the LOC115993746 gene encoding uncharacterized protein LOC115993746 isoform X1 yields MEVVDWENSLGGSSDTEAYLQDIKYEDDEELHFTSGFILQFRLDKLILEAITILKEPRGSDRATIALYIEIPIPILLDGLVAQIWEESWVIVWSYLGKGTSALKHEEKGKWIKTKFCATGFSRVLLEVLKDLFKYFGTLIMVIDNVIYLIICFYVNIMLVWRYLW; encoded by the exons ATGGAGGTTGTGGATTGGGAAAATTCTTTGGGAGGATCAAGTGATACTGAGGCCTATTTGCAAGATATAAAATATGAGGATGATGAGGAACTCCATTTTACATCTGGGTTTATATTGCAGTTTAG GTTGGATAAGCTTATATTAGAGGCTATTACCATTTTGAAGGAGCCAAGGGGTTCTGACAGGGCTACAATTGCTTTGTACATAGAG ATACCCATTCCGATTTTGCTTG ACGGCTTAGTGGCACAAATTTGGGAGGAAAGTTGGGTGATAGTTTGGAGCTATCTTGGCAAA GGTACTAGTGCACTAAAGCATGAAGAGAAGGGCAAATGGATTAAGACAAAATTTTGTGCAACTGGCTTTAGTAGA GTACTCTTGGAAGTGTTGAAGGATTTGTTTAAATACTTTGGAACTTTGATAATGGTTATAGATAAtgttatatatttgataatatgtttctATGTTAATATAATGTTAGTTTGGAGATATTTGTGGTAA
- the LOC115993746 gene encoding uncharacterized protein LOC115993746 isoform X2, producing the protein MEVVDWENSLGGSSDTEAYLQDIKYEDDEELHFTSGFILQFRLDKLILEAITILKEPRGSDRATIALYIEIPIPILLDEYPPLLGWLLVGGDPCGDKWQGVECVFLNITELRLSGTNLGGKLGDSLELSWQRY; encoded by the exons ATGGAGGTTGTGGATTGGGAAAATTCTTTGGGAGGATCAAGTGATACTGAGGCCTATTTGCAAGATATAAAATATGAGGATGATGAGGAACTCCATTTTACATCTGGGTTTATATTGCAGTTTAG GTTGGATAAGCTTATATTAGAGGCTATTACCATTTTGAAGGAGCCAAGGGGTTCTGACAGGGCTACAATTGCTTTGTACATAGAG ATACCCATTCCGATTTTGCTTG ATGAGTACCCTCCACTTCTTGGTTGGCTTCTTGTCGGAGGAGACCCTTGTGGGGATAAGTGGCAAGGTGTTGAATGTGTCTTCTTAAACATAACAGAATT ACGGCTTAGTGGCACAAATTTGGGAGGAAAGTTGGGTGATAGTTTGGAGCTATCTTGGCAAA GGTACTAG